The following proteins are encoded in a genomic region of Pseudomonas saponiphila:
- a CDS encoding tautomerase family protein, whose amino-acid sequence MPNILIKIPQGAFNAQQREQLLHEVTQVALDVEQVGADPRQRALCWVLLEELAPGTWRCGGVDLGAQALPCLVQVKVPAGVLDSARRQAYVAGLHQALAACRSAEDGRVLMTSILLDEVPDGTWGANGTLWHLADFTRAAGYRHLSPGNGQ is encoded by the coding sequence ATGCCCAACATCCTGATCAAGATTCCCCAGGGCGCCTTCAATGCCCAGCAGCGTGAGCAGCTCCTGCATGAGGTGACGCAAGTGGCGCTGGACGTGGAGCAGGTGGGCGCGGACCCGCGTCAGCGGGCGCTGTGCTGGGTCTTGCTGGAGGAACTGGCCCCGGGCACCTGGCGCTGTGGCGGCGTCGATCTCGGGGCCCAGGCGCTGCCTTGCCTGGTCCAGGTCAAGGTGCCCGCCGGCGTGCTCGATAGTGCCCGGCGCCAGGCCTATGTGGCCGGCTTGCATCAGGCCCTGGCCGCGTGCCGGTCGGCGGAGGACGGGCGGGTGTTGATGACTTCGATCCTGCTGGACGAGGTGCCCGATGGCACCTGGGGCGCCAACGGCACGCTGTGGCATCTGGCGGATTTCACCCGGGCGGCGGGGTATCGGCACTTGTCCCCGGGCAACGGCCAGTAG
- a CDS encoding GlxA family transcriptional regulator produces the protein MNDFTVLLLPDAFASSVALTLDMLSCAALLAARLGLGAPRWRVCALQAGLVRLGQGLLLEVEALDATADDRSCWILPGLGLDSPEAIAQRLQQADVAPVLQALRHHVQNGAEVAASCSAVFLLQAAGLLHGRRVTTSWWLAPLLQEWVADCHVDPDQMVIVDPPLTTAGAALGQSDLVLHLLRRRFSPALADAVGQVLLIDRRQLQAPCTVPAMMAQGSALIARLTAHIESCLPRLPSVGELAAQFGMSERTLGRQVRKATGHSSLRLIQRVQLNRARALLQNSKYSVESVAEQVGYQDATALRRLMRKLLNATPRQLR, from the coding sequence ATGAACGATTTCACTGTCCTGCTGCTCCCCGATGCCTTTGCCTCCAGCGTCGCCCTGACCCTGGACATGCTGTCCTGCGCCGCCCTGCTGGCTGCGCGCCTGGGGCTGGGCGCGCCGCGCTGGCGGGTCTGCGCACTGCAGGCTGGCCTGGTGCGCCTGGGGCAAGGCTTGCTGCTGGAAGTCGAGGCCCTGGATGCCACGGCCGACGACCGCTCCTGCTGGATTCTGCCGGGGCTGGGCCTGGACTCCCCGGAGGCCATCGCCCAGCGTCTGCAGCAAGCGGATGTGGCGCCCGTGCTCCAGGCCCTGCGCCATCACGTGCAGAACGGCGCAGAAGTCGCGGCCTCCTGTTCCGCCGTATTCCTGCTGCAGGCCGCCGGGCTGCTGCACGGGCGCCGGGTGACCACCTCCTGGTGGCTGGCGCCGCTGCTGCAGGAGTGGGTCGCCGACTGCCACGTGGACCCGGACCAGATGGTCATCGTCGATCCGCCGCTGACCACCGCCGGTGCCGCCCTGGGCCAATCCGACCTGGTGCTGCACTTGCTGCGCAGGCGATTCTCTCCGGCCCTGGCGGACGCCGTGGGACAGGTGCTGCTGATTGATCGGCGCCAGTTGCAAGCGCCTTGTACGGTTCCGGCGATGATGGCTCAGGGCAGTGCCCTGATCGCTCGTCTCACCGCCCATATCGAATCCTGCCTGCCCAGGCTGCCCAGCGTCGGCGAGCTGGCGGCGCAGTTCGGCATGTCCGAGCGCACCCTGGGCCGTCAGGTGCGCAAGGCCACCGGCCACAGCAGCCTGCGCTTGATCCAGCGCGTGCAATTGAACCGCGCCCGGGCGCTGCTGCAGAACAGCAAGTACTCGGTGGAAAGCGTCGCCGAACAGGTGGGCTATCAGGACGCCACCGCCCTGCGCCGGCTGATGCGCAAGCTGCTCAACGCCACGCCGCGACAGCTGCGTTGA